Genomic DNA from Felis catus isolate Fca126 chromosome E3, F.catus_Fca126_mat1.0, whole genome shotgun sequence:
TGTAGTTATCCAGAATGGGGCCTTGACAGCCCTGGCAGCGCGGGGCGAACAGCTGCAGGAAGTCCCGGCGACAGTAGGGGCGGCCCTCACGCTCATGAAAACCTAGAGGCAGGAGCAGGGCGGAAAGAAAAGGGTGCAGGCTGCACCCAAGACTTGCAAGATCTGAGACTGGAAGGCCAGATGAGGGGTGGTCAGAttgagcagcagagagggagggatggggtcTAGAGTGGGGGCCTAGTGGGAGGAGATAGGATGGGGACTGGCAAGTGGGAGAGGGTGGGGCCAGAAGACTTGGAAGGTCTTAGCAGGCTGGACCAAAGTGGGTTAGGCGGGATGTTGAGCAGACCGGTGGCTTTCAAGACTGGAGCCAAGCTCTCACCCTCATCTCCGAAGGGCTCCCCACAACTGACGCAGCAGAAATGCTCTGGGTGCCAATGGGTGCCCAAGGCAGTGACCATCTTCTGTGGGGCATGAACGAGGACACTCAGTATGGCCTTccatcccttcttcccttcctctcccaccctgAACCTATGCAATTGGGTTTAAGTAGGAGTTTGAGGCACAAGAGACCTAACAAGGAACTTGGAAGTCAAAGAGAGTGGGTGGAGTCCAAAGGGCCTTGGACACAGCCAAGGGGCTTAGCATGGGTGGGCGGGGGGCTGTGATTTGAATGGGGCCCACCCCACAGGGACCCTGGTGAGGTGGGGTTTGTGGGACAGGTGCAGCTCACATGTCGGATGGGTTGATTGCAGAGGCCACAACGTGGGGAGAAGCGCTCAAAGTAGCACTCAGGGCAGAAGGGGGCTCCATCCTTCTCGAAGAAGCTGCTGCCTCCCAGGGACATGGAACAGCCACCGCAAATGAAGTGCTCAGGGTGCCAAGTACGGCCCAGCGCAGTCACCACCTGTGAGTTGAGGGTGAGGCCTGGATCAGAGTGGTCCTTGAGCTGCCATGCGCCCAATGAGCTAAGATTTACATGGCACATTTcaagtcttcttttcttttttttttttctttttaccatttgaCTCCCTTCACTCATTTCTCTCCACTCACCCTAAGAGATTAGGATGAAGAACCTAATGTTCAAGTCAGTCTGTAAGTGACAGAGTTTCAACCCAGGTCTTCCAGCACAGTACTTAGGACTGTGAAACTCATGAAAATGttgtaattactttaaaaatcagaagaaaaaaatgagctggaagaaaatgatttaatatataatattaagaaATTCTTCTTCATACCAACACAGtcataaaacacaattttaatttttaatttaatggagGGAGGGGACCCATGAAGGTGAAAGTGACTAGGGCCCAAAAAAGTCACAATGCCACCCTGCTTTGCTAAGATTGAAAATTCTGGGATGGAAGCAGGGCACTAAATCTAGCAAGAGGATCTAGGTCAACCACTGGGCACAGCTGTTGTCAACAACATTTACTCAGTCAATTAGCCAAGAACCAGAGTTCACACACCGGATGCTGGTGGAGCAGAAACATCTTTTGTGGATGACTGAGAAATGGTAGGTGGCCCCAATAAGACTTTTGTGAAGACTAAGAGATGGAGGTTTGTAAGAGAGCTAGAATAGTGCCTGCGCAAAGTAGAACCACAATAAATGGTAACTGAGTTGGAATTCTCATTCTCATCCTACCACTTACGTGCAATGTGACTcggagctttagtttcctcatctgtaaaatatgaacAACAGTAATACCCACTTCCCAGAGTCatttactaaaagaaaacaacacaaaatctGGCTCTCAGGATGGGTCCATGGGGCTCTATCTCCCTACTCACAGTTCTCCACTTACCTGCCCAGCAATAGGTTTATTGCAGGAGCCACAGAGACCCTTGGTCTGGGTGGGAACACCACGGCGGCTGAGATCAGACTGCAGCAGTCCCAACATGGTGTCTAGGCTGCCCTTGCTAGTTGGCCCTGGTGAGGATGGGGAGCCCTCATTCACAGAGCTTGGCACTGGTGGCTGAGTTGACCCAGAGTTTGGAAGCTGCAGCAAGAAGGACATCAGAGTTGAGTCAACAAGGCAGAAGAAGTGGATGGTTCTAAAAGGGGTTGGGGAGCCACAAATCCACACTGGCCCACCTCCTACCTGACTCACGTGGTTCTGGACACGGAAGTCAGACAGTGAAGCCATCAGCCTATCCAATTCCAGGGTGGCTGAGGTTGCTGAAGGCTTTGGGAGAACAGGGGATGGGCTGGGAGGGCTGTGAAGAACACAACTTGTGTTAGCTCAGAGCCCCCCAGAATAATGAATGCTATCCTCCAGTAATTTAGGCATCTATCACCTTTCTCCCAGCTCTACCAGCCATGTCAAACTCACAGGCTGGGCCTTTTCTTGTCCTCAGATTGGTCCTCCTTCTGTTCCCCTGCAGTCTCCTTGCTAGATGGGAACTGAGACATTATTTCAtctgcagagaggagagaagggcacTGGATATGGGGTCATACTCTATCCCCTTCCAGTTAAGACTTGTGTCCCGTTAGCTGCTACTCTGGAAGAGTATACCCCTCAGTCTTTTCCCTTCTCCACCGTGTCCCCATCCCATCAAGGCCTATCTCTGTGACCTGGTACCTGTGATGTTGAACTGGGTAGCATTAAGTTCCTGAAGCAATCGGTCTAGTTCACAGAGTCCTGTGCCCAAGACACCGCTGGAAGAGGAGAATGGAGGGGCCGCAGGAGCTGCAGGTTTTGGGGACCGAGGCTTGCACACCGtactggaaaacagggtggaagCCTGGGTTCAGGGGTGGGGAATCCAAGCCTCTTCACCTGAGTCTTAATTGGCTTCCACCTCCTGCAGTTCCCAGAACCCTCACCTGTACAGATGGTCCTTGTCCCCAGAAGCTCCTGAAGACTCCCCAGATCCTGTCTACAGAGAGAAAGATGCATGTGTGGGATGATAGATCTATACTTTGCCCCACTCAAGCTCAGATTCTCCTAGCCCTGGCCAAACTTGGCCCTAGTGTCACCCCAGTCCCCCACATTTGATCTCACCTGTGACTGGTGGCCATAGGGCAGGGGAGATGTGAAAGGCTCCGGAGACCTCTCTTTTGGAGCCCCTGACCTTGGCATGTGTGAGGTGGTGGTCTCCAGGTCAGACAGCAGGGCATCTGCAGGGGAGAGTCCGTCAAGATGAGAAGTTGAGAGGTTAAGGTTAGAGCAGAGACAGGGACTTAAGAGATTAGAAGATAAGAGTTCCAACTAGGCAGTAGTTGAGGAGGACAGAAGCCAGTATTAAGAGCAGAAGTTAAGAATCAGATGGAAACACAGACCAGACCAAGGCAGAGAAGTAGAAGTGCAGCAGGAATATTTATGACCAAAAACATCCCAAATGGCTCATCTTGGGAGTCATGCACAAAAACCAcctgattcttttattttctgcatcttCCCTGATGCAGTCAAAATTGACGATTTACGCAAGCCAAATTTGGCTTCACCCCAAATTGCTCAGTTGGCTGTATGCCTGGCACCCAGTTTTCTGGTTGGATGCTCTTTCTGCCCAGTAattcctgctcccctcccccacctaaaCAGACTCACCCAGCGGTGGCACAAGTCCAGGTACTGGGTCCCACCCTATGCTCCTCATTGGCAGGTCTCCTGGGACCTGCtttctgattggcttattttCCATACAAGCCGGTTGCCCCTACTGAGCAGCACCCCCTACTGAAGGGTGCCTGAACCCCTTCTCTCCCATGGAGAGTACAGCCTTTCCAACGGACCGGGAGGAGGAGATGCCggtcctccttcttcctccaagacaaccccccacccccacccatcctcAGATCTAGATCCTTTGAATCCTTTCCTTTCCAGAACCTAGAAGTCCCTACTCCTTTATTCATCCCTGAGTACCACAGTGGAACCCTTAACCTCTTCCTGGCATCTTGGCACTCATCTGTTCTCTTTCTAGGTGGAAAGACCCGACCCCTACCATACTTAGGGTCCCTTAactcttttcttctcctaaaCTCTGAGGCAGGCCCATTTTCTTCTCGAGAATTCGATTTCATATTCTCCCTTCCCATCTACTTTCCCAGGCCTGGACCCCAAGACCCCTTTAACCCTTCCCTTCCCAGAGCCCCTGAGCCCAGGCGCCCAGTGGCAGGCGCTGCACCTCCCTGCCCATCCGTCAGCAGCCTGTGATGGAGGGAGCTGAgcgagggaagaagggagggagctgagcgagggaagaagggagggagcgGCCAGTCCgggaaaggcaggaagggagaggcaggaagggggacGTGGTGTCGGAAAGGAGGCGCGGGCAAAGACCAGAATCAAGAAGACAGAAGGCAGGGATGGGGCGATTTGGGGAGTGCAAGGGGGCTCCAGGATGAGAAAGCGGGTCTAGATGGTGGTGAGGAGCTGGGGATAAGGGGACCCAAGCCCCACTCACCCAGGTCCTCCATGGCGGGGCACGGGCGCACCGCGCGGGGCGAGCAGGGCGGGGGCTGTgtccggtgggggcggggggtgggggacgtCCGGGAGTTGGAGGCCCGGCCGTGACCATGTAAGGAAGCCGGGACCCGCTGGGATGGAGCTGGTGGgggacgggggggtggggggggttgggtAGCGAGGGTGCAAAGAACGGGAGAACCCAGGATGGGGGCGTGTAAAGGAAGGAGGGCCAAGGCCCACCCAGGCCCAGCCCGCCTGTCTGCCGCGGAGGCAGCCACACCCCAGCCTTGGCCTCAGCTACAGGGAGCCCCAGGctgcctgagccaaagtcagagaagaGGCTCTCCCAGACCAAGCTGGAGATCCTCTGCTCAATGAGACTCTTAGACCAGACTGAGGCCCCCAAGCAGACACCCCCCACCAAGGCTAGCACCCTGAGTCCTTGATAGAGCCCCTGTCCACTCAGGCCATTCCAGAGAGACTTGCCCCAGACAGAATTGTTGGGTTGGGGGCAGAAGTGATCGTTCTAAGGATCAGTTAGACAGCAGGTTCAGGGACATTCCCTTAGAGACCCTGATAGCAATGACATGAACAGATCCCAAATGGCACATATACTAGACACAAATCTCTCAGAAATGGAGACAGATAGACACAACGAACTCTCCCATCCTCTAAGCCAGGACCTTCTCTCCAAAAATTGGAACCAAACATATAGACACAGGTAAACTGAACCCAGGCCCAAGCCCCATGCAGACTCAGGGAAAACACTTTCAGGCAACCAGACCATAGCCAGCCTTCAAGACAAAGCCTTTCCCCAACACTGAGGCGACCCTTGGGAAAGAGCCCTTTCCCAAGATACTGGTGAACACAGAGAAGACACAGACCCCATCCACAAAGGAACAAGGGGCCTTCTCTGGACTGAGACCCCCGATAATCAAGGTGGAAGTGAACACTTAGAGCAGAGTTTGGACAGACACGACAGTGTTGCAGTCCCTGGACTGTGGGTCTCAACCCAGcagcaaattaaaacaacctgggaagctttttaaaaatactgatgcccagAGCATCCTCCCCTCAGTCCAATTCAATGAGAAAGAGCctaggcatcagtatttttaaaaagctctctgGGTAGTTCTAATGCACAGCCCAAGAACAGAGACCTGGACACtcacagaagcacagagataGCAAGTGTAAACCTTAGCTCCCCAGAAGCTAACTGGCAGCCAGTCCGGGCACCCTCCTTGAAGTCAGGCTGCCACCTGAGTGGTTTAGTGATCTGGGATCCTGGTGATGTAGATCCTGCCTTGAGAGATCATACACAGCGCAACATAAGCTGAATACAACCTGGAGCTCTGGCCCTCTCTGAGCAAAACTAAGACAGGGCTTTGGGGACTCTAGGAACATAGAGGTCTTCCTTCAGGCTAATAGCAGAAGGACACTTCATCcaagagatgaagacagacacagagactgaAGGCCCAAGATGAGCAAAGGTCACTCGGGAAACGGTAATTGCCAAGGCCTTGGACATACATCCCCACACTCACATTTCCTCAGCCCAGCCCCTTCAAAAGACACTAACCAAAGTCTGTGTGTCTAGCTGGATACCTGAACAATGAAGTTGCATAAGCAGAAAGCAGGCTTCTCCCAGTACTCTACTCTATCCCAGGACTCCAGGAACCACTGCATAATTACTTATTAAACTCCCACATGCCAAGGGTGGCCTGTGTTGAGACACATCAACTTGGACAAAACCCTGTTTGATGGGTGAAGGGAGTGGGGGGACTCCCACTGGAAAGTAAGCAGAGACACCACACAATAGGGGTATCCAATTCCAAAGTTTTTAATCTCAACTCTGGAAGGCTGGCCCAGGCCAGGTGCCTGGAGCCCTGGGCTGTTCTTCATCTGTGGGTCCCACACTCGGACCCTGGCGTCTTCAGACCATCATCCTGGGGTACAGTTCCATTCTCTCATCGGTCCTCAATGGTGACTTCTGCTCAGCTTCCTCTTATGCTGCTCTGAGGGAGTCCTCCTTCATAGCCAACTCATCCTTGGATCCCCTCCCAGGGGACATCAACAGTCTAAGCTGGAACCCTTGCCCCCGAATTCAACCCCCATTACCACAGCCAGTAAAGCCTCAGTCAGGGGCCCTGTCTCCTCACCTGCTGCCTCCACAAGCCCCACTAAGGCCAAGGCCCGTTTCCGAGGGCACTgccctggccccagagcccagcGGGCACAATGCGCAACCAGTCGGGGCCGGCCCAGGCGGAATACTTCACCCACTGACTCTGGGCCACCATGGGGTCCCAGGTGGATGTGGCTCAcagcctcttccagctcctcctccagcccaggGAGCAAAAAACGGCCAGCAGCCTCCAGTGCCTCCTCAGCCTCTGAGCCCAGCAGGGGCTGGCCTGGTGGGGGAACAGGCCCCAGTGCAGCGCCACAGCCCCGGCAGCCATGCAAGTGATGCAGGATAGGCCAGGCTGCACTGGGTGACAGGCCTCGAAGTGGCACCAGGTCCATCTGGGCTTCGGCAAAGCTGCCAGCTAGCAGGGCCCGGAAGAAAGGGGAGGCAGTAGCTGAGGCAGCTCGCTGGGCAGGGAGCCGTAGGCCTGAGTCCAGTAGGAAATGCAGGTcaggggctgggatgggggctGGGCCCAGCAGACGTTCATAAAGGCAAGGGGAGGGGGCATCTAGATCCAAAGGGATTGTAGGTGGGAGGGCTGGGCTCACAGTGGGAGACACCAGGCCTTGGAGGCAGGAAAGGGAGTCCGCagcaaagaagaggaagagtggATGTGGAGCTGGCCGAGTTAGTGCTGAGAGGAGGAGCCGGAGGCCACCCTGGTCCAGAAGTAGCCGGCGCCACAGAGAGGGCTTCCTTTGGGAAGAAAGGGAATCTTTCAGAAGGTGAAAAACGGTGGCATTAGGGAATAGCAACCTTGCTCCCCTGATCCCTGTGAGGTACCCACATCCCCCTCACCGACAGATGAAGGGCAGGGTCAGTGCACAGGCCACGCGGTCCTCAGGGCTTCCAGAGAGCAGCAGATGAGTGAGGGCGCCCACTCCAAAGGGTGATTCAGCCTGCACAGTCAGGTTCTGCAGCAGCATCTCACCTGCAGAGATGGGCAGAGCAAGTCAGGTTGGGAGTTGATGTCCCAACTCTGGGTCCTTCAAAGGAATGAGGCTAAAATCTCACGGTATGGAAGGGGGTAGGACTGCAGGCCCTAGAGGGAAAGGGTCCAGATGCTAGGAACTGAAGATCAAGGGCAAGAACAAAGTGTGATAGTCAGGGCATACATCTGGGTTCTAAAGGACTCAGAACCTGCAGTCAGGACACAGAAGACAGGGAAGTCCCTGGCAGTGCTGGGATTGGTGGGGGGCCTAGGAGGCTATGGTGCCTGAGCCAGACTTTTCTAACTCAGTGTGCCCAGTGGGAACGCAATCAGGATAGTGCAGAACCAAGAGCATATTGGGTAATGAAATACAGACAAACATGATTCTAAGTTGTTAGGACCAAGCCTGGTGTTGGGGTACACAGGCCCCAAGACTTGGGCAGAGGATGGAGCGGAACTTTGCATGCTGGGagtccctccctcttcccacctggTGACTGAGGTTGGAtggtgggctgggcagggcagtgAGAAAGGTATGAACAGCAGAGTGAGGTTCTCAGTCCAGAACCAGAGGGGGATGGGGCCTCTTATGGGGGACACACCCAGCTCCCGGTGCTGGCGTCGAACTGGGCGGGCACGCAGCGTGGGCCAATCTTCCGGGGCAACACCTAACACAAGCCAGGCACGCAGCAGTGCAGCACCATAGCTGCGCACAAAGGCCTCGAGACAGGCAGGGTTGCAGGTAAGGCGTGCCAGGATGCGCAGTGCACGTGGGCTTGGTGGACCCGGTGAGCCCGTCACATAGGCCAGCAGGCCACATAGGGCTGGGCTGGTCACCAATGCCCCACTTGGGTCGGGAGCCTGGGAGAAGCGCGACAGCAGCAGCAGCGCTGGCCCCTCACGGCCCCAAGGCTCCTCAGAGGTGGTGGCAGGGCTGCGGCCAGGTGTGCGCAGTGTGCGAGGCGTCCGCAGTGAAGTtgggcccagggtggggctggtTGGCTCAGCTGGCTCCGGTGGCGGTGGAGGTGGGGGACATCGCTCAGGGGACCAGTCAGGAGAGATGTCTCCCGGGCCTGCGGCGTAGCCTTCAGAGATCAGCCATGACCtgtagaggggaaaatggggagactGGACCCAGAACCACAACAAAGGAGCAGAGCCAAAGAGCTGTCATGTAAAACTAAGTGACTGAAGCCAGGGAGAGGAAATGAGGCCAGGAGGGataggagagaaagggaaatggggaaaaatacCCCAACTCAATCAGCAATTACTGATACCTATTATGTATGAAGTCCAGTATTAGGTACCAGGCATGAACAGTAAGAAAACTAAAGTCCCCATCCTACCAGAGTTTATATTCTATTAAGGGGTGAACAgacaacaaagtaaaaatggTCCAGTGAACCTGTCTGGGTCCCAAAGTTCAGAGATGCTGGCGTAGAGCCAAGGCCAAAGATGGACTcaggaaaaagaatgtttttttttttttttcaacgtttatttatttttgggacagagagagacagagcatgaacgggggagggtcagagagagagggagacacagaatcggaaacaggctccaggctccgagctgtcagcccagagcccgacacggggctcgaactcactgaccacgagatcgtgacctggctgaagtcggcttaaccgactgcgccacccaggtgccccaggaaaaagaatgtttaatGATGACTAGAAAGTGGTCATGTCTGGGGAGAATGAGGAATCAGGAATCAGAGTCAACAAGAGTTGACTGAGATAGAATGGGGTAGTGAAGACAGCCAGAGTCCTCAACCCACAGCAATCAGGTGGGGATTCACCTTAGGCTTCGGAAGCTTCCAGCTTCTGCCCGCTCAGGGGTCCGCTCCTCAGGAAAGTCCCAGGAAGcagcttctcttccctcttcttcctcatcaCCAGCATCACCACACAGCTGCCCAGCCAAGAGAGGTACAAGTCCCAGAGCCTGTAGCCGGCCCAGGGCTCCAGTGTCATACAGGAAGCCCACAAGGGCAGCCACGACACgaaggtgccaggcactggcacGAGGGTCCCGTAGCAGGCCCATCAATAGCTCCAAACCACCAGCATCCCGCAGCCGGGCCCGGTTGATGGCCTCCCGGCACAGCAGGCACACGGCTCGTACCAGGGGCTGCTGAGAGGCTGGGCCAGCCCCATTAGGTCCCCTGCGCCGCCGGAGTTCACCCAGTAGTACTTCCACACCACCAGCATTGCCCAATGCAGGCCGTACAAGGCCCTGGGCACACAGGTTGGCAAGGATCAAGATAGTTGCCTCCCGTACTGCCTTTTTGGGGTGGGAGGCCAAACTGACCAGTGGGCCTAATCCTCCACCCAGACTTAGCTGCTCAGCACAGGCCCGGGAGCAGCCTCGACTCAGCTCTAAGAGGGCACGGACTAGGGCCAAGGTCAGTGCAGGGTCTGGGGCAGCGGCCAGAAGCTCAGCCAGAGGGCGTACTGCTCCCTGCTGTGCCAGGGCCAGGCGGTGCTGGGGTGAGTCGGCCAGGTTGCGGAGGGCACGCACCACACTCTGCAGGCACTGGGAGTCCTGGCAGGCTGTCAGGCTCTCAACCAGCAAGGGAACAGCAcctggagagggaaaaggagtaCAAAGAGTGAGCACGGAGATACCTACGCTCCTTCTCCCACGCCAAGCCCTAGCTAACTCCACACTAATAGCTTTCTTACCAGCAGAATGGATGTCCCCACAGCTCTCAGGTTCCATGGCTAAATTCCCCAGAGCACGGGCTGTTCTGTTCTGGATGCTGTCTGTCTTCACGCACTGAAGAATAGTCACTGCAAGATAATTTGGTCTCTTGAGGGTCCTGCCCCTTCTTGTCTCTCTCATTAATGACCTTAAGAATGTGGCCTgagagggtcagggaaggcctccagAAGAGGCTGACACTTACTGGATCTGAAAGGTTAAACAGGTAGGTATTTGTTAGAAAGATAGTGGATGGAGGTGCTACAGGGCATTTCAAGTTTGGAAGCAGCCTTTGCAAAGGCCCAGAAGTGAGATCCAATGTCTGTGCTATGCCCTCATGAAGGGCCTCAAATGCCAGCCCAAGGGATCAGGCAGGACTTGAATATGAGGGCACTGGGAACCACAAAGGGTTTTAAGAATAGAAGTGAAGTGATACAATCTGGTAGCCATGGGGAGAATGGATTATAGGGAAAAAGAgtaaggcagggagagaggcaaggagacTCTTGTTAAGGTGAGAAAGGACAGTGGCTTAAAGCAAGTCAGCTACCACCACAGCCCAGCACATGGGCACCAGTCTCTGGGCACAtgaaagaagaaggaataaatgtGGACGGACATAGGagttatttaaaatgcagaaaaggggtgcctgggtggctcagtcagttaagcgtctgaccttggctcaggtcatgatctcacagttcatgggttcgagccctgcgtcgggctctgtgctgacagctcagagcctggagcctgcttcagattctgtgtctccctctctctctgctctctccccactcatactctgtgtctcaaaaatagacaaatgttaaaaaaattttaatacagaatAGTGATTGAATGATGAGAGTTATATGCTAATAACAAGATCTATAATTTATTGAGGGCTTATTAATGTGGCAGGCCTCTTGTCAAACACGTTATGGTCCAGATGCattttatacaatttaaaaatgttaaattttcgttttgtacaaaaaaattaagatttcatCAAAACTGGcataatttcaggggcgcctgggtggctcagtcggttgggtgtctgacttcagctgaggtcatgatctcacggtccatgagttcaagccctgtgtcaggttctgtgctgacagctcagagcctggaacttgctttggattctgtgtctccctctctctgctcctcccccactcatgctctgtctgtctgtctgtctctctctctctctgtcaaaaataaataaacattaaaaaaaaaaaagctggcataATTTCATAACCGGTAGGCACTCTGTAAACTGTGTTCACATTGCCACAAGGTGGCGCCAACTTAGCTGGTAAACAAACGCTTGCGATCTTTTGTTAGGATTTGTTCTTATTGTGCTGGTTTTTAATACCTGAAAGTACCGGGTCTTAGAATATCTGCGTTCAATGTTTGTACTCGGCTTCTCACTACTTCAATTT
This window encodes:
- the TGFB1I1 gene encoding transforming growth factor beta-1-induced transcript 1 protein isoform X2, with amino-acid sequence MENKPIRKQVPGDLPMRSIGWDPVPGLVPPLDALLSDLETTTSHMPRSGAPKERSPEPFTSPLPYGHQSQTGSGESSGASGDKDHLYSTVCKPRSPKPAAPAAPPFSSSSGVLGTGLCELDRLLQELNATQFNITDEIMSQFPSSKETAGEQKEDQSEDKKRPSLPPSPSPVLPKPSATSATLELDRLMASLSDFRVQNHLPNSGSTQPPVPSSVNEGSPSSPGPTSKGSLDTMLGLLQSDLSRRGVPTQTKGLCGSCNKPIAGQVVTALGRTWHPEHFICGGCSMSLGGSSFFEKDGAPFCPECYFERFSPRCGLCNQPIRHKMVTALGTHWHPEHFCCVSCGEPFGDEGFHEREGRPYCRRDFLQLFAPRCQGCQGPILDNYISALSALWHPDCFVCRECFAPFSGGSFFEHEGRPLCENHFHARRGSLCATCGLPVTGRCVSALGRRFHPDHFTCTFCLRPLTKGSFQERAGKPYCQPCFIKLFG
- the TGFB1I1 gene encoding transforming growth factor beta-1-induced transcript 1 protein isoform X1; this translates as MENKPIRKQVPGDLPMRSIGWDPVPGLVPPLDALLSDLETTTSHMPRSGAPKERSPEPFTSPLPYGHQSQTGSGESSGASGDKDHLYSTVCKPRSPKPAAPAAPPFSSSSGVLGTGLCELDRLLQELNATQFNITDEIMSQFPSSKETAGEQKEDQSEDKKRPSLPPSPSPVLPKPSATSATLELDRLMASLSDFRVQNHVSQLPNSGSTQPPVPSSVNEGSPSSPGPTSKGSLDTMLGLLQSDLSRRGVPTQTKGLCGSCNKPIAGQVVTALGRTWHPEHFICGGCSMSLGGSSFFEKDGAPFCPECYFERFSPRCGLCNQPIRHKMVTALGTHWHPEHFCCVSCGEPFGDEGFHEREGRPYCRRDFLQLFAPRCQGCQGPILDNYISALSALWHPDCFVCRECFAPFSGGSFFEHEGRPLCENHFHARRGSLCATCGLPVTGRCVSALGRRFHPDHFTCTFCLRPLTKGSFQERAGKPYCQPCFIKLFG
- the TGFB1I1 gene encoding transforming growth factor beta-1-induced transcript 1 protein isoform X4 yields the protein MEDLDALLSDLETTTSHMPRSGAPKERSPEPFTSPLPYGHQSQTGSGESSGASGDKDHLYSTVCKPRSPKPAAPAAPPFSSSSGVLGTGLCELDRLLQELNATQFNITDEIMSQFPSSKETAGEQKEDQSEDKKRPSLPPSPSPVLPKPSATSATLELDRLMASLSDFRVQNHLPNSGSTQPPVPSSVNEGSPSSPGPTSKGSLDTMLGLLQSDLSRRGVPTQTKGLCGSCNKPIAGQVVTALGRTWHPEHFICGGCSMSLGGSSFFEKDGAPFCPECYFERFSPRCGLCNQPIRHKMVTALGTHWHPEHFCCVSCGEPFGDEGFHEREGRPYCRRDFLQLFAPRCQGCQGPILDNYISALSALWHPDCFVCRECFAPFSGGSFFEHEGRPLCENHFHARRGSLCATCGLPVTGRCVSALGRRFHPDHFTCTFCLRPLTKGSFQERAGKPYCQPCFIKLFG
- the TGFB1I1 gene encoding transforming growth factor beta-1-induced transcript 1 protein isoform X3: MEDLDALLSDLETTTSHMPRSGAPKERSPEPFTSPLPYGHQSQTGSGESSGASGDKDHLYSTVCKPRSPKPAAPAAPPFSSSSGVLGTGLCELDRLLQELNATQFNITDEIMSQFPSSKETAGEQKEDQSEDKKRPSLPPSPSPVLPKPSATSATLELDRLMASLSDFRVQNHVSQLPNSGSTQPPVPSSVNEGSPSSPGPTSKGSLDTMLGLLQSDLSRRGVPTQTKGLCGSCNKPIAGQVVTALGRTWHPEHFICGGCSMSLGGSSFFEKDGAPFCPECYFERFSPRCGLCNQPIRHKMVTALGTHWHPEHFCCVSCGEPFGDEGFHEREGRPYCRRDFLQLFAPRCQGCQGPILDNYISALSALWHPDCFVCRECFAPFSGGSFFEHEGRPLCENHFHARRGSLCATCGLPVTGRCVSALGRRFHPDHFTCTFCLRPLTKGSFQERAGKPYCQPCFIKLFG
- the TGFB1I1 gene encoding transforming growth factor beta-1-induced transcript 1 protein isoform X5, which translates into the protein MENKPIRKQVPGDLPMRSIGWDPVPGLVPPLDALLSDLETTTSHMPRSGAPKERSPEPFTSPLPYGHQSQTGSGESSGASGDKDHLYSTVCKPRSPKPAAPAAPPFSSSSGVLGTGLCELDRLLQELNATQFNITDEIMSQFPSSKETAGEQKEDQSEDKKRPSLPPSPSPVLPKPSATSATLELDRLMASLSDFRVQNHVSQLPNSGSTQPPVPSSVNEGSPSSPGPTSKGSLDTMLGLLQSDLSRRGVPTQTKGLCGSCNKPIAGQVVTALGRTWHPEHFICGGCSMSLGGSSFFEKDGAPFCPECYFERFSPRCGLCNQPIRHVFMSVRAAPTVAGTSCSCSPRAARAVKAPFWITTYPHSAPSGTRTVSSAGNASRPSREAAFSSTRDALCVRTTSTRGVVHCALRVASR